A single uncultured Acetobacterium sp. DNA region contains:
- a CDS encoding hemolysin III family protein produces the protein MNQFREPMNALTHLIGAVLSVFGIIAMLILIIAKDNVTPLTLISVLAFGVGLICLYGTSFTYHASQGSKEKILHLKKLDHAMIFILIAGTYTPFCLLCLTGTMRVVMMIAIWGVALIGIILKVAWINMPRWLGTGLYIFLGWFALFVLGPLYQALPLPGFMLLVGGGVMYTIGGVIYAIKKPNFGKSFGFHELFHIFVILGSLCHFICVFFFIL, from the coding sequence ATGAATCAGTTTAGAGAACCAATGAATGCCCTAACGCATTTAATTGGCGCAGTTTTATCCGTCTTTGGCATCATTGCCATGTTGATATTAATTATTGCGAAAGATAATGTGACACCACTGACTTTAATCTCAGTATTGGCATTTGGCGTTGGGTTGATCTGTTTGTATGGCACCAGCTTTACCTATCATGCATCGCAGGGAAGTAAAGAAAAGATCTTGCACTTAAAAAAATTGGATCACGCGATGATTTTTATTTTAATTGCCGGAACCTATACCCCGTTTTGCCTGCTGTGTCTGACTGGAACCATGCGGGTAGTGATGATGATTGCTATTTGGGGCGTGGCTCTGATTGGGATTATTTTAAAAGTTGCCTGGATTAATATGCCCAGATGGCTGGGAACGGGCTTATATATTTTTCTGGGATGGTTTGCCCTCTTTGTTTTGGGTCCCCTCTATCAGGCCCTGCCGTTACCGGGATTTATGCTCCTAGTCGGCGGCGGCGTGATGTACACTATCGGTGGTGTGATTTATGCCATCAAAAAACCAAACTTTGGAAAGAGCTTCGGTTTTCACGAATTATTTCACATTTTTGTTATTTTAGGATCGCTGTGTCATTTTATTTGTGTTTTTTTCTTTATTCTTTAA
- a CDS encoding DUF1638 domain-containing protein — MKRLLIACETIKDEVEMAMQKTGVELEVVWMSNLLHDSPERLKNALQEEIDKAEDRFDELLFAYGNCGNGLLGLKSEKATLIIPRYGDCIDILLCEKENLERIRTSTYFLTQGWLKGEKSLDKEYQHNLEKYGESRARRVMNIMFKNYKNLMLIDTGAYDLAEHLPRVNDIGELIGLEVVVDQGSISPLEKLVTGQWDNGFCIIPPGQITTHLDFEDVAVRKV; from the coding sequence ATGAAGAGATTATTAATTGCATGTGAAACCATTAAGGATGAGGTTGAAATGGCAATGCAAAAAACGGGGGTGGAATTGGAAGTTGTCTGGATGTCCAACCTGCTTCACGACTCCCCGGAACGCTTAAAAAATGCCCTCCAGGAGGAGATTGATAAAGCTGAAGATCGTTTTGATGAGCTGTTGTTTGCTTATGGCAATTGCGGAAACGGACTATTAGGTTTAAAAAGTGAGAAGGCGACCCTGATCATTCCCCGATATGGGGATTGTATTGATATCCTTCTTTGTGAAAAGGAAAACCTGGAACGGATTCGGACATCTACCTATTTCTTAACTCAGGGATGGTTAAAAGGGGAAAAGTCTCTTGATAAGGAATACCAGCATAACCTGGAAAAATATGGTGAGAGCCGGGCCAGGCGAGTCATGAATATTATGTTCAAAAATTATAAAAATCTGATGCTCATTGATACGGGTGCCTACGATCTGGCTGAGCATCTTCCTCGGGTGAATGATATTGGGGAACTGATTGGCCTGGAAGTGGTGGTGGATCAAGGCAGTATTTCACCGCTGGAAAAACTCGTCACCGGGCAATGGGATAATGGCTTTTGCATTATTCCTCCCGGTCAGATTACCACCCATCTTGATTTTGAAGACGTGGCTGTTCGCAAAGTATAA
- a CDS encoding 5-formyltetrahydrofolate cyclo-ligase codes for MDKSLFRKETLARRKEIYCADTDAKIIEQFLNSDLYKNADWIMAYVSFGTEIYTHDFIKRALADGKHIVVPICNIEDHTVTLSELINFPEDLEEGHYGILEVRQECMRIVDPKQLDLVMVPGCAFSPSGHRMGFGGGYYDRFLETISDDCITVALIREDFIFEKIPMEEHDKSVQFMVTEKCVNCCPIQEA; via the coding sequence ATGGATAAAAGTTTGTTCCGAAAAGAAACCCTGGCACGCCGTAAAGAAATTTATTGTGCCGACACCGATGCTAAAATTATCGAACAATTCCTGAATAGTGATCTTTATAAAAATGCCGACTGGATTATGGCTTACGTAAGCTTTGGTACCGAAATCTATACGCATGATTTTATTAAGCGCGCCTTAGCCGATGGCAAACACATTGTGGTTCCTATTTGTAATATTGAAGATCATACCGTTACCCTGTCTGAACTCATCAATTTCCCTGAAGATCTGGAAGAAGGCCATTATGGCATTTTAGAAGTTCGTCAAGAATGCATGCGGATTGTCGACCCGAAACAGCTTGATCTGGTCATGGTTCCCGGCTGTGCCTTTTCACCATCTGGACACCGCATGGGCTTTGGTGGCGGCTATTATGACCGGTTTCTGGAAACCATCAGTGACGACTGTATCACCGTCGCCCTGATTCGGGAAGATTTTATTTTCGAAAAGATCCCGATGGAAGAACACGACAAAAGTGTTCAGTTCATGGTTACCGAAAAATGTGTCAATTGTTGTCCCATCCAGGAGGCCTAA
- a CDS encoding folylpolyglutamate synthase/dihydrofolate synthase family protein, translating to MNVTEAISYIEATHKFGTRLGLESMSLLLDVMDNPQDKLKFIHIAGTNGKGSTSTMIATILKTAGYKTGLFTSPFLETFNERIQLNNEPIDDESLVSATSFVKERIEVLMAQGQPHPTEFEMVTAVGFQYFYEQQVDFVVLEVGLGGRLDATNIIKDPLAVAIMSISNDHTDYLGNTLAEIAFEKASIIKQGSDVVVYPQEPEALKVILDFAQSQNANVTLVNPDDISILSYTSSNQTLKYLGDHLYLDGFELKLLGSHQSLNCLTALEVIALLNRKGYEIKSSHIKKALAAVVFPGRFEIFLENPVVLIDGAHNSNGIQAFVKNMNQYFPNRTINLYFGMLEDKDIEESLSYLVPIASTIHTLTPNSDRALPAEKMAELIRTTYGKSVDFYDTMDAAVKSIDLTKTDEVNVFVGSLYMIGEARTLIRKNLLN from the coding sequence ATGAACGTTACAGAAGCCATTAGCTACATTGAAGCAACCCATAAATTTGGCACCCGCTTAGGTTTGGAAAGCATGAGCCTGTTGCTGGACGTCATGGATAACCCCCAGGATAAACTCAAGTTTATTCACATTGCCGGCACCAATGGAAAAGGGTCCACCTCCACCATGATCGCCACCATTTTAAAAACCGCCGGATACAAAACCGGATTGTTTACCTCCCCCTTTCTGGAAACCTTTAACGAACGAATCCAGTTAAACAACGAACCCATCGACGATGAAAGCCTAGTTTCGGCTACCAGTTTTGTCAAAGAACGGATTGAAGTCCTGATGGCACAGGGCCAACCGCATCCGACCGAGTTTGAAATGGTTACCGCTGTGGGATTCCAATATTTTTATGAACAGCAGGTAGATTTTGTGGTTCTTGAAGTTGGTTTAGGAGGACGTCTTGACGCCACCAATATCATCAAAGATCCGCTGGCAGTCGCCATTATGAGCATCAGCAATGATCACACCGATTACCTGGGAAACACCCTGGCGGAAATCGCCTTTGAAAAAGCCTCCATCATCAAGCAAGGTTCGGATGTGGTTGTTTATCCTCAGGAACCGGAAGCTTTAAAGGTGATTCTTGATTTTGCGCAATCCCAAAACGCCAATGTGACCTTAGTTAACCCGGATGATATCTCGATTTTAAGCTACACCAGCAGCAATCAGACGCTTAAATATCTGGGTGACCATCTCTATCTTGATGGCTTTGAATTAAAACTGCTGGGCAGCCATCAATCCCTGAACTGTTTAACCGCTCTCGAAGTCATTGCCCTGCTTAACCGCAAGGGTTATGAGATCAAATCAAGTCATATTAAAAAAGCCCTGGCGGCGGTTGTTTTTCCCGGACGTTTTGAGATCTTCCTGGAAAATCCGGTAGTCCTCATTGATGGAGCGCACAACAGCAATGGCATTCAGGCCTTTGTTAAAAACATGAACCAGTATTTTCCCAACCGGACCATCAATTTATACTTTGGGATGCTGGAAGATAAGGACATCGAAGAATCGCTATCCTATCTGGTGCCGATCGCCAGTACCATTCACACCCTGACCCCTAATAGTGACCGGGCCTTGCCAGCTGAAAAAATGGCCGAGCTCATTCGCACCACCTACGGAAAAAGCGTGGACTTTTATGACACCATGGATGCAGCAGTGAAAAGCATCGATCTGACCAAAACCGATGAGGTTAATGTTTTTGTCGGCTCACTTTATATGATCGGCGAAGCCCGAACCCTGATCCGGAAAAACCTTTTAAACTAA
- the dusB gene encoding tRNA dihydrouridine synthase DusB → MNNDLSLSNVKKNKVLKIGAVSIETPLFLGPMAGYTNLPFRLIAKEFGVGVVFSEMISGKGLYYKDHKTAELMLTNKTETPAGIQLFGSDPDILAEVVGKYINATDYAFLDFNAGCPAPKITKNGEGSALLKTPELFFAVVRALAKASEKPLIVKTRIGWDDESINIREIAEGVEEAGAAALTIHGRTREAYYSGQANWAIIAEVKKNAGIPIILNGDINSGEAAKKALETTGVDGLMVGRAAIGNPFIFREIIHYLHHGVALEKPTPEEKVQVALKHIELLALLKNEDAGLREMRKHLAAYTKGLHHATAIRNELFRAPDKETVIRLLTSALEQ, encoded by the coding sequence ATGAACAACGACTTATCATTATCAAATGTAAAAAAAAATAAGGTGCTGAAAATAGGGGCTGTTTCCATTGAAACCCCTCTTTTTTTAGGGCCGATGGCTGGTTACACCAATCTGCCCTTTCGACTGATAGCTAAAGAATTTGGCGTCGGGGTAGTGTTTTCTGAAATGATCAGTGGCAAGGGTCTTTATTACAAAGATCATAAAACCGCTGAGCTAATGCTGACCAATAAAACGGAAACACCGGCCGGAATCCAGCTGTTTGGTTCCGATCCCGATATTCTGGCGGAAGTGGTCGGCAAGTATATCAATGCGACTGACTATGCCTTTTTAGATTTTAATGCCGGCTGTCCGGCACCCAAAATCACCAAAAATGGTGAAGGGTCGGCGCTTTTAAAAACGCCGGAACTGTTTTTTGCAGTGGTTAGAGCGCTGGCGAAGGCATCCGAAAAGCCGCTGATTGTCAAAACCAGAATCGGCTGGGATGATGAAAGCATTAATATTCGCGAAATTGCCGAAGGGGTGGAGGAAGCCGGAGCAGCCGCCTTAACTATCCATGGCAGAACCCGGGAAGCCTATTATTCGGGCCAAGCCAATTGGGCGATTATTGCTGAAGTAAAAAAGAACGCCGGAATTCCGATAATCTTAAATGGGGATATCAACAGCGGTGAAGCAGCGAAAAAAGCCCTGGAAACCACTGGGGTGGATGGCCTAATGGTGGGTCGGGCGGCTATTGGTAATCCCTTTATTTTTCGGGAGATTATTCATTACTTACATCATGGCGTGGCTTTGGAAAAGCCGACTCCGGAAGAAAAAGTCCAGGTGGCTTTAAAACATATCGAATTACTGGCGCTGTTAAAAAATGAAGATGCTGGGCTTAGAGAAATGCGCAAGCATCTGGCGGCCTATACCAAGGGTCTTCATCATGCCACCGCCATCAGAAATGAGCTTTTCCGGGCGCCGGATAAAGAAACCGTGATCCGACTGCTGACCAGTGCGCTGGAACAATAA
- a CDS encoding type III pantothenate kinase, producing MILGIDVGNTNTELAVLIGDEIPYSWRFVTKTPRTSDEYGVLIKSFFRNSDISVEAVSSVIIASVVPNIMYSLTNGIKKYIGVEPMVVGPGIKTGMSINTSDPSEVGADRIVDAVAAYSIYGGPVIVTDFGTATTFDYVTKEGAFAAAVTTPGIQISIDALWKNAAKLPNIEIKKPASILAKDTVTSMQAGLVYGYIGQVEYIIEQIKKETGYQDMKVVATGGYGRLFYQETKTINVYDPQLSLKGLKIIHDKNFR from the coding sequence ATGATTTTAGGGATTGATGTTGGAAATACAAATACAGAACTGGCAGTGCTGATCGGAGATGAGATTCCATATTCATGGCGATTTGTGACAAAAACACCCCGAACTTCTGACGAGTATGGGGTTTTAATTAAATCCTTTTTCAGGAATTCGGATATCTCAGTGGAAGCGGTCAGCAGCGTCATTATTGCTTCGGTGGTGCCTAACATTATGTACTCACTTACCAATGGGATAAAAAAATATATTGGCGTGGAGCCGATGGTAGTGGGACCGGGGATCAAAACGGGGATGTCCATTAATACTTCAGATCCTTCTGAAGTTGGGGCTGATCGAATTGTCGATGCCGTGGCGGCCTACAGTATTTATGGCGGACCGGTGATTGTCACCGATTTTGGTACGGCGACGACTTTCGACTATGTTACTAAAGAGGGTGCGTTTGCAGCAGCCGTCACCACCCCCGGCATTCAGATTTCCATTGATGCGCTGTGGAAAAATGCCGCGAAGTTGCCGAATATCGAAATTAAAAAACCGGCGTCAATTTTGGCCAAAGACACGGTGACCAGTATGCAGGCCGGCTTGGTTTATGGGTATATTGGTCAGGTTGAATATATCATTGAACAGATCAAAAAGGAAACGGGCTATCAAGATATGAAGGTGGTAGCAACTGGTGGTTATGGTCGCCTCTTTTACCAGGAAACCAAAACCATCAATGTCTATGACCCCCAGCTTTCACTGAAAGGGTTAAAAATCATCCATGACAAAAATTTCAGATAA
- a CDS encoding thioesterase family protein, with product MEELKVGTCYEKKFIVNKEDTALALGSGGEEVLATPQLVAWMENTAFAGVEGNQSVENTTVGTFIELKHMAASPVGMEIQIKATLVSIEKRTLNFDIDAWDAVEKIGEAIHQRVIVDKARFNEKVLKKLETSL from the coding sequence ATGGAAGAATTAAAAGTTGGAACCTGCTACGAAAAGAAGTTCATTGTTAATAAAGAAGACACCGCATTAGCCTTAGGCAGCGGCGGCGAAGAAGTATTGGCAACCCCGCAATTGGTGGCTTGGATGGAGAATACCGCCTTTGCAGGGGTAGAAGGAAACCAATCGGTGGAGAATACGACGGTTGGTACTTTTATCGAATTAAAGCACATGGCAGCTTCTCCGGTAGGCATGGAAATCCAGATCAAAGCGACGTTGGTATCGATCGAAAAACGAACATTGAATTTTGACATTGATGCCTGGGATGCTGTCGAAAAAATTGGCGAAGCCATCCACCAACGCGTTATTGTGGACAAAGCTCGATTCAACGAGAAAGTTTTAAAAAAGCTGGAAACTAGTCTTTAG
- the ftsH gene encoding ATP-dependent zinc metalloprotease FtsH, with protein sequence MIGFYLVILLIIIVAVTFLNPMKEEVKTIVYSELLTELNNNQVAEIEINNSNVKGVLRSGEAFEAVVPQYVIDEQVTPYILQNDVKVTITKQQDSWWISLIPSVVLIVLMVVFFLVFSQQAGGGGGKVMSFGKSRAKLHVEGETKVTFKNVAGADEEKEELEEVVDFLKAPDRYRKLGARIPKGILLVGPPGTGKTLLARAVAGEAAVPFFTISGSDFVEMFVGVGASRVRDLFENAKKNAPCIIFIDEIDAVGRHRGAGLGGGHDEREQTLNQLLVEMDGFGVNEGIIIIAATNRPDILDPALLRPGRFDRQVTVGVPDVKGREEILNVHKKDKPLDTTVDLATIAKGTPGFTGADLENLMNEAALLTARHNGKVITMIELEEAIKRVIAGPEKKSKVVNEDDLHITAYHEAGHAIVMHLLPLCDSVHEISIIPRGMAAGYTLSLPDNDSQHVSKNKLLENICGLLGGRAAEKIALDDICTGASNDIERATHIARSMVTEWGMSEHLGPMTFGHPDSGEVFLGRDLGRSRNYSEEVAAVIDKEIRTIVENAFERACSILETHQEKLEEIATRLLRDKTVTGEEFRALFEEQPEAEPEAEKMVEVEIEAEIE encoded by the coding sequence ATGATTGGGTTTTATTTAGTAATTCTATTAATCATTATTGTTGCAGTAACCTTTTTAAACCCCATGAAAGAAGAGGTTAAAACCATTGTTTATAGTGAACTGCTCACTGAGCTTAACAATAATCAGGTCGCAGAGATTGAAATAAACAATTCGAATGTAAAAGGCGTTTTACGAAGCGGCGAAGCATTTGAGGCTGTGGTACCACAATATGTAATTGATGAACAGGTAACACCATATATTTTACAGAATGATGTGAAGGTAACGATTACGAAGCAGCAGGATTCCTGGTGGATTTCATTGATTCCATCGGTGGTGTTGATCGTATTAATGGTGGTGTTTTTCCTGGTCTTTAGCCAACAGGCTGGAGGCGGCGGCGGAAAGGTGATGTCCTTCGGAAAAAGTCGGGCCAAGCTTCATGTTGAAGGAGAAACCAAGGTCACGTTTAAAAACGTGGCTGGCGCCGATGAGGAAAAGGAAGAACTGGAAGAGGTCGTTGACTTTTTAAAAGCTCCGGATCGTTATCGAAAGCTGGGTGCCCGGATACCAAAGGGGATTCTTTTGGTCGGACCGCCGGGAACTGGGAAAACGTTGCTGGCAAGAGCAGTCGCCGGAGAAGCGGCAGTACCATTTTTCACCATCAGTGGTTCGGATTTTGTCGAAATGTTTGTTGGTGTCGGGGCTTCCCGAGTTCGAGATCTTTTTGAAAATGCCAAGAAAAATGCCCCTTGTATTATTTTCATTGATGAAATTGATGCAGTAGGCCGTCATCGAGGCGCAGGCCTTGGCGGCGGACATGATGAACGGGAACAAACCCTGAATCAGTTATTGGTTGAAATGGATGGTTTTGGTGTTAATGAAGGCATTATTATTATTGCGGCCACCAACCGCCCGGATATTCTGGATCCTGCCTTGCTAAGACCGGGTCGATTTGACCGTCAGGTTACGGTTGGTGTACCGGATGTTAAAGGCCGGGAAGAAATTCTCAATGTTCACAAAAAAGACAAGCCATTGGATACCACCGTGGATTTAGCGACCATTGCCAAAGGGACACCAGGTTTTACCGGAGCAGATCTGGAAAACTTGATGAACGAAGCAGCGCTGCTGACAGCCCGACATAATGGAAAAGTGATTACCATGATTGAACTGGAAGAAGCGATTAAACGGGTTATTGCCGGTCCTGAAAAGAAAAGCAAGGTTGTCAATGAAGATGATTTACACATCACTGCTTATCATGAAGCCGGACATGCGATTGTCATGCACTTACTGCCCCTGTGCGACTCGGTTCACGAAATCTCGATTATTCCTCGGGGAATGGCGGCAGGCTACACCTTGTCTTTACCAGATAATGATAGTCAGCATGTCAGCAAGAACAAATTATTGGAAAATATTTGTGGTCTGCTCGGTGGACGGGCAGCTGAAAAAATAGCACTGGATGATATCTGTACCGGTGCCAGCAACGATATTGAGCGTGCCACCCATATTGCCAGAAGCATGGTAACAGAATGGGGTATGAGTGAACATCTCGGACCGATGACCTTTGGACATCCAGACAGCGGTGAAGTATTCCTGGGCCGGGATTTGGGAAGATCGCGTAATTACAGTGAAGAAGTTGCTGCGGTGATTGATAAGGAAATCCGAACGATTGTGGAAAATGCCTTTGAACGCGCCTGCTCGATTCTGGAAACGCATCAGGAAAAGCTTGAAGAAATCGCTACCCGATTACTTCGTGATAAAACAGTAACCGGCGAGGAATTCAGAGCCTTGTTTGAAGAACAACCAGAAGCAGAACCAGAAGCAGAAAAAATGGTTGAAGTTGAGATCGAAGCTGAAATTGAATAA
- the hpt gene encoding hypoxanthine phosphoribosyltransferase produces MIADIQEILVDEKALEKRVSELGEKITNDYRGKYPILIGILKGSSVFMADLIRKIPIPIEIDFLKASSYGAKAQSSGVIELEADLSMDVKGRSILLVEDIVDTGNTLKYLLNRFESLGAADVKVCSLLDKPERREQRVVADYIGFEIPNEFVVGYGLDYDQKYRNLPFIGILKREIYE; encoded by the coding sequence GTGATAGCCGATATTCAGGAAATTTTGGTTGATGAAAAGGCATTGGAAAAACGTGTCTCTGAGCTTGGAGAAAAGATTACCAATGATTACAGAGGTAAATACCCCATTTTAATCGGTATTTTAAAAGGATCTTCGGTTTTTATGGCCGATCTGATCAGAAAGATTCCAATTCCCATTGAGATTGATTTTTTAAAAGCCTCCAGCTATGGTGCCAAAGCCCAAAGCTCCGGGGTGATTGAGCTTGAGGCTGACTTATCCATGGATGTTAAAGGTCGGAGTATTTTATTAGTGGAAGATATTGTCGATACCGGAAATACCCTGAAATATTTATTAAACCGTTTCGAAAGCCTGGGAGCGGCTGATGTCAAGGTATGTTCGCTACTCGATAAACCGGAACGTCGGGAACAACGGGTTGTTGCAGACTATATTGGTTTTGAAATACCGAATGAATTTGTGGTAGGTTATGGTTTGGATTATGATCAAAAATATCGGAACCTACCATTTATCGGCATTTTAAAAAGAGAAATATATGAATAA
- the tilS gene encoding tRNA lysidine(34) synthetase TilS, translating to MEKKVIQYIEEQRILEAGDHVLIGVSGGADSLALLYFLDKYADAFKISIGVAHLHHGLRGEAADADEDFVRSFCRDRGIPFFSRQRNIQEISQTEKISVEEAGRKERYDFFITMAEAHGYNRIAMGHHINDQAETMLMRLIRGTGVKGVSGIKSSRDNLYIRPFLCLEKKEILDYCEIHNLAFRTDATNFQRDYTRNKIRLDIMPMILEINPRAEAHFNEFTKIANEYEAFFEKYVDQIEDRILSSKTNMVLIDRHSWLSEAPVVQKELLRRSIFKFKGSLKEIEYNHITAFYSLLKSDKTIWEIHFPNDIQIIRRYDRIMVTEKQKIAGVGITPKMILPGKTYIFAKERLIFETKFVTQDEFRKKRYLFSKELENHSEKYFDYDKIKSILVLRSRQSGDYFYPTGVAGKKTIKKYLIDKKIDRSQRDTIPLLVTDAEVLWIMGYAINQRYLADDDTKNIIRVTYLMLGEKCDSRYSGNFG from the coding sequence ATGGAGAAAAAAGTAATTCAATATATTGAAGAACAGAGAATTTTAGAGGCTGGCGATCATGTTCTCATCGGCGTATCCGGTGGAGCAGATTCGCTGGCTTTATTGTATTTTTTGGACAAATATGCAGACGCCTTTAAAATCTCAATTGGCGTGGCTCACCTCCACCACGGACTTCGGGGGGAAGCTGCCGATGCTGATGAAGACTTTGTCAGAAGTTTTTGTAGGGATCGGGGAATTCCTTTTTTTTCAAGACAACGAAATATTCAAGAGATTTCCCAAACCGAAAAAATTTCCGTGGAAGAAGCGGGCCGCAAAGAACGGTATGATTTTTTTATTACCATGGCCGAGGCCCATGGGTATAATCGTATTGCCATGGGTCACCATATCAATGATCAGGCTGAAACGATGCTGATGCGGCTGATTCGCGGTACCGGTGTAAAGGGCGTGTCTGGGATTAAATCCAGCCGGGATAATTTATATATCCGACCGTTTCTTTGTCTGGAGAAAAAAGAAATTCTGGATTATTGTGAAATACATAATCTGGCGTTTCGCACTGATGCTACGAATTTCCAGCGCGACTATACAAGAAACAAGATTCGTTTAGATATTATGCCGATGATTTTAGAAATCAACCCCAGGGCCGAAGCCCATTTTAATGAATTTACCAAAATTGCCAATGAATATGAAGCATTTTTTGAGAAGTATGTGGATCAGATTGAAGATCGCATCCTGTCCTCAAAAACAAACATGGTGTTGATTGATCGCCATTCATGGTTAAGCGAAGCACCAGTGGTTCAGAAAGAATTATTGCGACGGTCTATTTTTAAATTTAAGGGTAGTTTAAAGGAAATTGAGTACAATCATATCACTGCTTTTTATAGTTTACTAAAGAGCGATAAAACAATATGGGAAATCCACTTTCCGAATGATATCCAAATAATCCGGCGTTACGACCGGATTATGGTGACAGAAAAACAAAAAATCGCGGGTGTGGGAATAACCCCTAAGATGATACTGCCAGGCAAAACCTATATTTTTGCTAAAGAGCGATTGATATTCGAGACAAAGTTTGTCACCCAGGATGAATTTAGAAAAAAAAGGTATCTTTTTTCCAAAGAATTGGAAAATCATAGTGAAAAATATTTTGATTATGATAAAATAAAGAGCATATTGGTTTTGCGCAGCCGACAGTCCGGCGATTATTTTTATCCAACCGGTGTAGCGGGAAAAAAAACCATTAAAAAGTATCTGATCGATAAAAAAATCGATCGTAGTCAAAGAGATACAATCCCTCTTTTAGTGACCGATGCCGAGGTATTGTGGATCATGGGCTATGCCATAAACCAGCGCTACCTGGCAGATGATGATACAAAAAATATAATTAGGGTAACTTACCTTATGTTAGGAGAAAAGTGTGATAGCCGATATTCAGGAAATTTTGGTTGA
- a CDS encoding Ppx/GppA phosphatase family protein, giving the protein MDNKCENNLKNRELDGITIDGAEIKEKVKKHHLAVIDIGTNSTRMLIFRNDQGKLVRVNKSVRYTRMGQGVNQTGRLHPDAEKRNMEALEEYKNIAADYEVEEFYLFGTSAMRDADNTEAYLDAVKEKLGFEIEVISGEAEAELGFVGVSQCFEEKILIFDIGGGSTEFIYGEDNEIKRMMSINLGCVRCTEEYLFTDPPTFQELERMNENIYAEFEKRTNGFLPSKPYKLIGIGGTATSLSTIKQELKTYCSEMVHESTITKDELERMIDSLASKTIKERQNIVGLEAKRADIILAGAFLLLNIFKITGETVFTVCDYDNLEGAAYRRFVMKNE; this is encoded by the coding sequence TTGGACAATAAATGTGAAAACAATCTTAAAAATCGAGAACTTGATGGGATTACCATTGATGGCGCTGAAATCAAAGAGAAGGTTAAAAAACACCATCTGGCAGTGATTGATATTGGAACCAATTCTACCCGAATGCTGATTTTTAGAAATGATCAGGGGAAACTGGTTCGCGTGAATAAGTCGGTCCGTTACACCCGGATGGGGCAGGGGGTTAACCAAACCGGGCGTCTTCACCCTGATGCGGAAAAACGGAATATGGAAGCGCTGGAAGAATATAAAAATATCGCCGCTGATTATGAGGTGGAAGAATTTTATTTGTTTGGCACCAGTGCCATGCGCGATGCCGACAATACCGAGGCCTATCTTGACGCGGTTAAAGAAAAGCTGGGCTTTGAAATCGAAGTGATTTCCGGGGAAGCCGAAGCAGAGTTGGGTTTTGTGGGCGTATCTCAGTGTTTTGAGGAAAAAATTCTTATTTTTGATATCGGCGGCGGCAGTACCGAATTTATTTATGGCGAAGACAACGAAATAAAACGAATGATGAGTATTAATCTTGGTTGTGTCCGCTGTACCGAAGAATATCTATTCACCGATCCACCAACTTTTCAGGAGCTGGAACGGATGAATGAAAACATTTATGCTGAATTTGAAAAAAGAACCAATGGATTTTTGCCGTCAAAGCCATATAAACTCATTGGCATTGGTGGAACGGCGACCAGCCTTTCAACGATTAAACAGGAGTTGAAGACCTATTGCAGTGAGATGGTTCATGAGAGCACCATTACAAAAGACGAACTGGAACGTATGATTGACAGTTTAGCCAGTAAAACTATCAAAGAACGGCAAAATATTGTGGGTCTGGAAGCAAAACGAGCTGACATTATTCTGGCCGGGGCTTTTTTATTGTTGAATATTTTTAAAATAACCGGCGAAACTGTTTTTACTGTCTGTGATTATGATAACCTTGAAGGGGCTGCGTACCGCCGTTTTGTCATGAAAAACGAATAA
- a CDS encoding septum formation initiator family protein: MNEKTKRLIKRRMLIALAIVATLLFTAYIYLTNAIKIYELDQQKIQIAQQIENEKIRSNQLDEQVKQMGSKNYVENFARKYLGLYYPNETIVIVENQDNTAESDVKTVGQ; the protein is encoded by the coding sequence ATGAATGAAAAAACAAAACGTTTAATCAAACGTCGGATGCTGATTGCCTTGGCAATTGTAGCAACGCTCTTGTTTACTGCCTATATTTATTTAACCAATGCCATAAAAATATATGAATTGGATCAGCAGAAGATTCAAATCGCCCAGCAAATTGAAAACGAGAAAATCAGAAGCAACCAATTGGATGAACAGGTTAAACAAATGGGCAGCAAGAATTATGTGGAAAACTTTGCCCGTAAATATCTTGGCTTATATTATCCCAATGAAACCATTGTTATTGTGGAGAACCAGGATAATACTGCAGAAAGCGATGTGAAAACAGTTGGACAATAA